One window of Desulfobacca acetoxidans DSM 11109 genomic DNA carries:
- a CDS encoding TonB-dependent receptor, with protein MNIRWLIMGLFLLTLCTTPVSATVEKDAAAEEDIPEVVVESQRLVEKQDKITIKPEGLPANVNIVTKEDLEKTPVTNYLDIFRKIPGVYVSKYSSAFMGDRISMRGFTGNHSREVAVFVDGMPMNMLDLVPGYADLEWLVPEMVERIEVIKGPFSALYGDFTLGGVINIITKKVDQPSVGFYGGTYGTVQGVGVLSDPSWSSSLKNITPFLVWEGYSRDGYRDNSNYDRGQFFNKFTFPLWQGDLSARIHYVARSCGNPGFLNINSMKSGLSRTSAVDNNERGDAEMANLVVNYEPRGGEEGFHGTLYYCYHQNNISGTYPPQPQYRAFTFENYFGWKLLYDYRPFECLSLEVGNDLRYDAVSQNRWNTLNYYTLIKHTQDYAFDVFSTGFFTQAQYKPFSFIKFMGGGRFDQYAINLVNELYPQNSGKASPNLWSPKIGVVITPYKDINIFANKGRGFRSPAAFELSPSSAIQKKNFNLGLSKLESWDVGINGLLFNRVYVSFDYFNTLYHGEGALNPATQMYENLGTSKRTGLEVEARIFLTRDLTLYGSWMDARARLKNPSTPGAVYIPRTPEDQGIVGLEFHKPWRDQRFGLDFYYLRVSRIPIDATGTLIASQFDQYHWKLTYGYKKWTATLDATFSPRRYASDAYTGDLVTGIAMVPLPQWEVLGGLKYQF; from the coding sequence ATGAACATTAGATGGTTAATAATGGGACTTTTCTTGTTAACTCTCTGCACCACACCGGTTTCTGCCACCGTAGAGAAAGACGCTGCCGCAGAAGAGGACATCCCGGAAGTGGTAGTGGAAAGCCAACGTCTGGTGGAAAAACAGGACAAAATAACCATTAAACCAGAAGGTCTGCCCGCGAATGTGAATATCGTCACCAAAGAAGACCTGGAAAAGACACCCGTAACCAATTATTTGGATATCTTCCGAAAAATACCGGGAGTTTATGTCAGTAAATACTCATCGGCGTTCATGGGAGACAGAATCAGTATGCGGGGTTTTACCGGTAACCACAGCAGGGAAGTCGCCGTTTTCGTCGACGGCATGCCCATGAACATGCTCGATTTGGTCCCCGGCTATGCGGACCTTGAATGGCTGGTTCCGGAAATGGTCGAACGCATCGAAGTCATTAAGGGCCCTTTCTCCGCTCTATATGGCGATTTTACCTTGGGTGGAGTCATCAACATCATTACCAAAAAGGTGGATCAGCCCAGTGTGGGGTTCTATGGGGGCACCTATGGGACGGTGCAAGGCGTGGGGGTCCTCAGCGACCCATCTTGGAGTTCCTCATTAAAGAATATAACGCCTTTTCTGGTATGGGAAGGTTATAGCCGGGACGGCTATCGTGACAATAGTAATTACGATCGGGGGCAATTCTTCAATAAATTCACTTTCCCATTATGGCAGGGGGATTTATCGGCCCGTATTCATTATGTGGCCCGTTCCTGCGGAAATCCCGGTTTCCTGAATATAAACAGTATGAAGTCCGGATTAAGCCGAACAAGCGCGGTGGATAATAACGAACGTGGCGATGCCGAAATGGCTAACCTAGTGGTGAATTATGAACCCAGGGGCGGTGAGGAAGGCTTCCACGGCACCCTTTACTATTGCTATCATCAGAACAATATCTCGGGAACATATCCGCCTCAACCTCAATATCGAGCATTCACCTTTGAAAACTACTTCGGCTGGAAGCTTTTGTATGATTACCGGCCCTTTGAATGTCTTTCCTTGGAGGTGGGCAACGACCTGCGTTATGACGCGGTCAGTCAGAACCGCTGGAATACATTGAATTATTATACCTTAATAAAACATACCCAGGATTATGCATTCGATGTATTTAGCACCGGGTTTTTTACCCAGGCTCAGTACAAGCCTTTCTCTTTCATAAAGTTTATGGGCGGGGGGCGTTTCGACCAATATGCAATTAACCTAGTTAATGAATTGTACCCTCAAAATTCCGGAAAGGCTAGCCCCAATTTGTGGAGCCCCAAGATCGGGGTGGTTATCACTCCCTATAAGGATATCAATATCTTCGCCAACAAAGGGCGGGGCTTCCGTTCCCCAGCAGCTTTCGAACTGTCTCCATCCTCGGCGATCCAAAAAAAGAACTTCAATCTGGGGCTGTCCAAGTTGGAGTCCTGGGACGTGGGCATCAACGGCCTCCTGTTTAATCGGGTCTATGTCAGCTTTGATTATTTTAATACCTTGTATCATGGGGAGGGGGCGTTAAACCCTGCAACCCAGATGTATGAAAACCTGGGGACCTCCAAACGCACGGGCCTCGAAGTCGAGGCCAGGATCTTCCTGACTCGGGATCTCACCTTATACGGGAGTTGGATGGATGCGCGAGCCCGGCTAAAGAATCCGAGTACGCCGGGGGCAGTTTATATCCCCCGTACCCCCGAGGACCAAGGCATCGTCGGCTTGGAGTTCCATAAACCCTGGCGTGATCAAAGGTTTGGCCTGGATTTTTACTATCTGCGCGTCAGCCGGATTCCCATCGATGCGACCGGTACCCTGATCGCCTCGCAATTTGATCAATATCACTGGAAATTGACCTACGGCTACAAAAAGTGGACGGCGACACTAGACGCAACGTTTTCTCCCCGACGCTATGCTTCGGATGCCTATACGGGCGATCTCGTCACCGGTATAGCAATGGTCCCCTTGCCGCAATGGGAGGTACTGGGGGGATTGAAGTATCAATTTTGA
- a CDS encoding energy transducer TonB, translating to MNATIPKSDSKWHSCTLAALTSMALHGLLGASVLWLQKDLPRPKKLKEMTIQRIFLADNIQDAVMCSTQPRQASLRQLKAPVKPVPPKPVPKPRQKPKPQIIPETAEPHPSLAIARPGPVPSSPAVRGQPSSAPQGRGGGSGTGPHLIDFGSSSGPAFLSRTAPVYPEQARRLGQEGKVLLRLSIDERGTLQKVEVLKSAGGGFDEAAVEAVKRSTFRPATIEGKPAPCIARLPIRFVLRY from the coding sequence ATGAATGCGACAATCCCCAAATCCGACTCAAAATGGCATAGTTGCACCCTGGCGGCTCTAACTTCTATGGCCCTGCACGGGCTGCTAGGCGCATCCGTATTGTGGCTTCAAAAAGATCTGCCCAGACCGAAAAAGCTGAAAGAGATGACGATCCAGAGAATCTTTCTGGCGGACAATATTCAGGATGCGGTGATGTGTTCCACCCAGCCCCGGCAGGCGTCTTTGAGGCAGCTTAAGGCGCCGGTAAAGCCTGTCCCCCCGAAACCCGTGCCGAAACCGCGCCAGAAACCAAAACCCCAAATCATCCCGGAAACGGCGGAGCCGCATCCCTCCCTGGCTATAGCCCGACCCGGTCCGGTCCCATCGTCCCCCGCGGTCAGAGGACAACCCTCTTCTGCGCCGCAGGGTCGAGGAGGGGGGAGCGGCACCGGACCTCACCTCATAGATTTCGGCAGTTCCTCCGGTCCCGCCTTTCTGAGTCGGACCGCGCCGGTCTATCCGGAGCAGGCCCGGCGGCTCGGCCAGGAAGGCAAGGTGTTACTGCGGCTGAGCATTGATGAACGGGGCACTCTACAGAAGGTCGAGGTCTTGAAAAGCGCGGGGGGCGGGTTTGACGAGGCCGCGGTGGAAGCGGTTAAACGTTCCACCTTCCGGCCGGCTACCATTGAAGGAAAACCTGCGCCTTGCATCGCCAGGCTGCCGATAAGATTTGTTTTGCGATATTAA
- a CDS encoding ExbD/TolR family protein: MKDQVQGPITEINMTPFVDIVLVILIIFMLTATLLQPRTFSIALPKATEAEKNEKHPIIIAINAEGQIAINGVRLNHYGEFEQVFRAQSQDPEPQAVIAADREIRHGRLIEVIDNLKRLKVERIGIEVEQRQ, from the coding sequence ATGAAAGACCAAGTTCAAGGTCCCATCACCGAGATCAATATGACCCCTTTTGTGGACATCGTGCTCGTGATCCTGATCATTTTTATGCTGACTGCCACGCTGTTGCAACCCCGCACCTTTTCCATCGCCCTGCCCAAGGCCACCGAAGCGGAAAAAAACGAGAAACACCCCATCATCATCGCTATCAATGCAGAGGGACAGATCGCCATCAATGGGGTACGGCTGAACCATTACGGTGAGTTTGAGCAGGTCTTTCGGGCGCAGTCACAGGATCCGGAACCCCAGGCGGTCATTGCCGCAGATAGAGAAATCCGGCATGGCCGCCTCATCGAGGTCATTGATAATCTGAAGCGCCTGAAAGTGGAGCGCATCGGTATTGAGGTAGAACAACGTCAATAG
- a CDS encoding MotA/TolQ/ExbB proton channel family protein: MDLTKSLLDLTVGGSTWVLWLLLGLSVASVAIMIDKTLIFYRHRFNQDRFVAEIKTSLRQEDWPRIISRCEQERSMEARVLLVGLREIPRSKAAVQDIMKGERLQVGLYLGKRLGFLGTLGANAPFIGLFGTVLGIIHAFKDLALAEGGGGPAVMAGIAEALIATAVGLLVAIPAVVMYNLFHHRLQVVLERSRVLEQLLLAHLDGATGTAEISIPDVELSKSPRRVGRLV, encoded by the coding sequence ATGGATTTGACCAAAAGCTTGCTTGACCTGACCGTCGGCGGCAGTACCTGGGTTCTATGGCTGCTCCTCGGGTTAAGTGTCGCCTCGGTGGCGATCATGATCGACAAGACCCTGATCTTTTATCGTCACCGTTTCAACCAGGATCGGTTTGTGGCCGAAATTAAAACATCCCTGAGGCAAGAAGACTGGCCCCGGATCATTTCCCGATGTGAGCAGGAACGCAGTATGGAAGCCCGGGTACTGCTAGTCGGCCTCCGGGAAATTCCCCGGAGCAAGGCGGCTGTACAGGACATCATGAAGGGGGAGCGGTTGCAGGTAGGCCTTTATCTGGGAAAAAGATTGGGTTTTCTAGGAACCTTGGGAGCCAATGCCCCCTTCATCGGCCTTTTCGGCACCGTCTTAGGAATCATCCATGCCTTCAAAGACTTAGCCCTGGCCGAAGGCGGCGGTGGCCCGGCGGTCATGGCGGGCATCGCCGAGGCCCTGATCGCCACTGCCGTAGGTCTCTTGGTGGCCATACCAGCGGTGGTAATGTACAACCTTTTTCATCACCGCCTTCAGGTAGTGCTGGAACGCTCCCGGGTTCTGGAGCAGCTTCTCTTGGCCCACCTCGATGGGGCAACCGGGACTGCCGAGATTTCCATTCCAGACGTGGAACTTTCCAAGTCCCCCCGGAGGGTCGGGAGATTGGTATGA
- a CDS encoding metal-dependent transcriptional regulator: MENLSLSASMEDYLEAIFHIVAEKRVARGKDIAASLRVHKSSVTAALRNLAENKLINYAPYDVVTLTPQGAALAQDVVWRHEALLNFFVQVLTIEEHLAEEVACRMEHALPRLIGDRLILFCDFLEVCPLTGKKWILGFQHFCNGDLTQKNCEHCLSLCLEDVTKNGLEVG; this comes from the coding sequence ATGGAAAACCTATCCCTGAGCGCTAGCATGGAAGATTATCTGGAGGCCATTTTCCATATCGTGGCAGAAAAACGGGTTGCCCGAGGGAAGGATATCGCTGCCAGCCTGAGGGTGCACAAATCCTCAGTGACCGCGGCCTTGCGGAACTTGGCCGAAAATAAGCTGATTAATTATGCCCCCTATGACGTAGTCACCCTGACTCCCCAGGGTGCTGCCCTGGCCCAGGATGTGGTATGGCGTCATGAAGCCTTGCTCAACTTTTTCGTTCAGGTCCTTACCATTGAAGAGCATCTAGCCGAAGAAGTCGCCTGCCGGATGGAACATGCCCTCCCGCGACTCATCGGGGATCGACTGATTCTGTTCTGCGACTTTTTGGAGGTTTGTCCCCTGACAGGCAAAAAATGGATTCTCGGTTTTCAGCACTTCTGCAACGGGGATCTGACGCAGAAAAACTGTGAACACTGCCTCAGCTTGTGCCTGGAAGATGTGACAAAAAACGGTCTTGAGGTGGGGTAA
- a CDS encoding MarR family winged helix-turn-helix transcriptional regulator, whose product MDTKAEYIADMGRKLMRILNKRARLEALRIRFDDGVELNPREIHTIQAIGEHRPINVTELAAYFGVTKSAASQIVSKLAEKGFVEKQHTANNNKELDLSLTELGWRAFQAHERFHGKHFAELVNRLGAFSLAQIATASVILDVIEDIVEERLDLLSKK is encoded by the coding sequence ATGGACACTAAGGCCGAATATATCGCCGACATGGGGCGGAAGCTTATGCGGATCCTCAACAAGCGGGCGCGCCTCGAGGCGTTGCGCATTCGTTTTGATGATGGTGTAGAACTCAATCCCAGAGAGATCCATACCATTCAGGCGATAGGTGAGCATAGGCCAATCAACGTTACAGAGTTGGCAGCTTATTTCGGGGTTACCAAAAGTGCGGCTTCGCAGATCGTGTCGAAATTGGCAGAGAAGGGTTTCGTGGAAAAACAGCATACAGCCAACAATAATAAGGAGTTAGATTTATCCCTTACGGAATTGGGATGGCGGGCGTTTCAGGCTCATGAGCGTTTTCATGGGAAACACTTTGCCGAACTAGTCAATCGCTTGGGCGCCTTTTCCCTAGCTCAGATCGCCACCGCTTCGGTGATATTGGATGTCATTGAAGATATCGTAGAAGAACGCCTCGATCTTCTATCCAAGAAGTAA
- the tsaB gene encoding tRNA (adenosine(37)-N6)-threonylcarbamoyltransferase complex dimerization subunit type 1 TsaB, with amino-acid sequence MLVLAFDTSTSRGGLALMQGGRLLAEYTLESPASYLNRLLPGIDRLLQDAGRSIQEVKLIVVSRGPGNFTGLRLGLSAAKGLALVLGCPVIAVNTLDVLAANFPFASLPVCTVIDAKKHEVYAGIYCQGGGGLNLAGDYLLLSPAALAERITEPTLITGPGLERYGVLWQELLGNLAILPPPELRYIRAAVLARLGLQQYDAGLIPNLEKLTPFYLRPADAELKRPASAAMP; translated from the coding sequence ATGCTCGTTTTAGCCTTTGATACCAGCACTAGCCGCGGTGGCCTGGCCCTCATGCAGGGCGGGCGGCTGCTGGCGGAATATACCTTGGAAAGTCCGGCCTCGTATTTAAACCGTCTCCTGCCCGGCATTGACCGGCTGCTTCAAGACGCTGGCAGGTCGATTCAGGAGGTCAAGCTCATCGTGGTCAGCCGCGGACCGGGCAATTTTACCGGCCTGCGGCTGGGGCTCTCTGCCGCCAAAGGATTGGCCCTGGTCCTGGGATGCCCGGTTATTGCAGTAAATACCCTGGATGTCCTGGCCGCCAATTTTCCTTTTGCTTCTTTGCCCGTTTGCACGGTGATCGACGCCAAGAAGCACGAAGTCTACGCCGGGATTTACTGTCAGGGGGGGGGCGGCCTGAATCTGGCCGGCGATTACCTCTTGCTTTCGCCTGCAGCATTGGCGGAGCGGATTACCGAGCCGACGCTCATTACCGGTCCCGGTTTGGAGCGTTACGGCGTCCTGTGGCAGGAGCTTTTGGGGAACCTGGCCATCCTGCCGCCGCCGGAGCTGCGCTACATCCGGGCGGCGGTGCTGGCCCGCTTAGGCCTCCAGCAGTATGACGCCGGGTTAATTCCCAACCTGGAGAAGTTGACGCCCTTTTATCTCCGCCCTGCCGATGCCGAATTAAAAAGGCCGGCGTCTGCCGCAATGCCATAA
- a CDS encoding branched-chain amino acid ABC transporter permease encodes MTGSVLLQQLINGVSLGSLYALIAIGYTMVYGVLRLINFAHGDFLMVAAYLGLFGLSLFSLPWPLAFGLALILTGLMGAMLERGAYRPLRRAPRLSLLISAIGVSFLLENLVLVFIGGRPLSFPTPAFFGGAWRFGELYLPRLSVYIPLITLIVLAGLFVLIYSTRVGMALRALAFDWETTQIMGVNVNRLISLTFILGSTLAGVGGLLWAMKYPQVNPFLGILPGLKAFVAAVLGGIGSLPGAVVGGVLLGLLEITVVAVFPSWAGYRDALAFGLLIVVLLVRPTGIMGEIMLAEKL; translated from the coding sequence ATGACCGGTTCCGTCCTGTTACAGCAGCTTATCAACGGTGTCTCCCTCGGCAGCCTCTATGCCCTGATCGCTATCGGCTATACTATGGTGTATGGCGTCCTGCGGCTGATTAATTTCGCTCATGGCGATTTTTTGATGGTTGCCGCTTATCTCGGACTTTTCGGCCTTTCTCTCTTTTCCCTGCCCTGGCCGCTGGCTTTTGGGCTGGCCCTGATCCTCACCGGACTCATGGGGGCGATGTTGGAGCGGGGGGCCTATCGGCCCCTGCGCCGGGCGCCGCGGTTGTCTCTCTTGATTTCGGCCATCGGGGTCTCTTTCCTGTTGGAAAACCTGGTCCTGGTGTTCATTGGCGGACGGCCTCTGTCTTTTCCCACACCGGCTTTTTTTGGGGGGGCCTGGCGCTTTGGGGAACTCTATCTTCCCCGACTCAGTGTGTACATTCCACTGATCACCCTCATCGTCCTGGCCGGATTGTTTGTCCTGATCTACTCTACCCGCGTGGGCATGGCTCTGCGGGCCCTGGCCTTTGATTGGGAGACTACCCAGATCATGGGTGTCAACGTCAATCGGCTCATTAGCCTGACCTTTATCCTGGGATCTACCCTGGCGGGGGTCGGTGGGTTATTGTGGGCCATGAAGTATCCCCAGGTGAATCCTTTCCTGGGGATTCTTCCCGGTTTGAAGGCCTTTGTGGCGGCGGTGCTGGGAGGAATCGGCAGCCTGCCGGGGGCCGTCGTGGGGGGGGTGCTTTTGGGTCTCCTGGAGATTACCGTCGTGGCCGTCTTCCCTTCCTGGGCCGGATATCGGGATGCCCTGGCCTTCGGGCTGCTCATCGTGGTATTGCTGGTGCGACCCACTGGTATCATGGGAGAGATTATGCTGGCGGAGAAGCTCTAA